One Microcebus murinus isolate Inina chromosome 10, M.murinus_Inina_mat1.0, whole genome shotgun sequence DNA segment encodes these proteins:
- the DDN gene encoding dendrin: MLDGPLFSEGPDSPQELQDEESGSCLWVQKSKLLVIEVKTISCHYSRRAPSRQPMDFQASHWARGPQSRTCGPRPGSPEPPPRRPWASRVLQEATNWRAGSLAEVRAREQEKRKAASQEREAKETERKRRKAGGARRSPPGRPRLEPRNVTRAAQPVRLLAPSLLERPGPVGRAPRPSAQPQSAPGSAWAGPWGGRRPGPPSYEAHLLLRGSAGTAPRRRWDRPPPYVAPPSYEGPHRTLGTKRGPELSQAPTSSTPTPTPARIEGGRTKKRLDPRIYRDVLGAWGLRQGQGLLGGSPGCGAARARPEPGKGAAEKSLGPAAAGLNSGSYSHSQTKATGSPDTVTAPPGSATAPPSPPRPAPRARHHLKGSREGKEGREPTWFPKCWISSPKRQPPRHSQTLPRPWAPGGTGWREPLGNREGIGPESLKGWKETRRAHTLPRSSRGPARGEGVFVIDATCVVIRSQYVPHPQIQQVQLLPSGVPRVVGDAPSQPKAGKEEGEGAAVFSSPCQKLLLSSRLLHQPGGGRGCEAEGGKPADSSLEQRASRILGLPVGEVSLRDARAQPGSPEHPALGPAALGGAGRAEGSEVAAVQWRAGRGWARNPGPYAGALREAVSRIRRHTAPDSDTDEAEELSVHSSSYEGSDTEAPGASWRNERTLPGVENSQPQEGGKTAELGDSIREILDVISHTEEALFRARDTKEPPQGNRERQ, from the exons atgCTGGATGGCCCGCTATTCTCCGAGGGGCCCGACAGCCCCCAGGAGCTCCAGGATGAGGAGTCTGGCAGTTGCCTCTGGGTGCAGAAGTCCAAGCTTTTGGTGATCGAAGTGAAGACTATTTCCTGTCATTATAGTCGCCGCGCCCCTTCTCGACAGCCCATGGACTTCCAGGCCAGCCACTGGGCTCGCGGGCCCCAGAGCCGCAC GTGTGGGCCGCGCCCGGGATCCCCTGAGCCGCCGCCCCGCCGGCCCTGGGCCTCCAGGGTGCTGCAGGAGGCGACCAACTGGCGGGCGGGGTCCCTGGCCGAGGTCCGAGCCCGGgagcaagagaaaaggaaagcgGCGTCGCAGGAGCGGGAGGCCAAGGAGACCGAGCGAAAAAGGCGCAAGGCTGGTGGGGCCCGACGGAGCCCCCCGGGTCGGCCCCGCCTAGAGCCCCGCAACGTCACTCGGGCGGCCCAGCCTGTGAGGCTGCTAGCTCCCTCACTGCTGGAGCGTCCCGGGCCAGTGGGCCGAGCGCCCCGTCCATCCGCGCAGCCGCAGAGCGCCCCAGGGTCGGCGTGGGCGGGGCCCTGGGGAGGTCGGCGGCCCGGGCCCCCAAGCTACGAGGCTCACCTGCTGCTGAGAGGCTCTGCTGGGACCGCCCCGCGACGCCGCTGGGACCGGCCGCCACCCTACGTGGCTCCACCTTCTTACGAAGGCCCTCACAGGACCTTGGGGACTAAGCGAGGCCCCGAGCTCTCCCAGGCGCCCACTTCATCAACTCCAACTCCAACCCCCGCCAGGATAGAGGGAGGGCGCACAAAGAAGAGGTTGGATCCTCGGATCTACCGGGACGTCCTCGGGGCTTGGGGTCTCCGACAGGGGCAGGGTCTCTTGGGGGGATCCCCAGGCTGTGGAGCGGCCAGAGCAAGGCCGGAGCCGGGCAAGGGGGCCGCGGAGAAAAGCCTGGGGCCGGCTGCTGCGGGCCTGAACAGTGGTAGCTACAGCCATTCCCAAACCAAAGCTACAGGGAGTCCAGACACCGTGACAGCTCCCCCAGGGTCTGCAACTGCGCCTCCTAGTCCCCCGCGTCCCGCTCCCAGGGCCAGGCACCATCTCAAGGGCTcgagggaagggaaagaaggaagagaaccGACCTGGTTCCCCAAATGCTGGATTTCTTCCCCTAAAAGGCAGCCGCCAAGGCATAGCCAGACACTCCCCAGACCTTGGGCTCCAGGAGGCACGGGATGGAGAGAGCCCCTGGGTAATAGGGAGGGGATAGGACCCGAGTCCTTGAAGGGTTGGAAGGAGACCCGCCGCGCCCACACCTTGCCCCGCAGTTCCCGGGGGCCGGCTCGTGGAGAAGGCGTCTTTGTCATTGACGCCACGTGCGTGGTGATACGATCCCAATATGTTCCGCACCCCCAAATCCAGCAGGTGCAGCTTTTGCCCTCTGGAGTGCCGCGTGTTGTGGGAGATGCCCCCAGCCAACCGAAGGCCGGTAAGGAGGAGGGCGAGGGGGCCGCGGTCTTTTCCTCCCCGTGCCAAAAGCTGCTGTTGAGCAGTCGCCTTTTACACCAACCCGGTGGAGGGCGCGGGTGCGAAGCAGAGGGCGGGAAGCCGGCAGACTCCTCACTGGAGCAGCGCGCCTCCCGTATCTTGGGGCTCCCAGTCGGTGAAGTAAGCCTGCGGGACGCCCGCGCGCAGCCAGGTAGCCCAGAGCACCCAGCCTTAGGCCCAGCAGCTTTGGGAGGCGCGGGCAGAGCGGAGGGCTCAGAAGTGGCGGCGGTCCAGTGGCGCGCTGGCCGGGGCTGGGCGCGGAATCCAGGGCCCTACGCCGGGGCCCTGCGGGAAGCCGTGTCCCGTATCCGCCGCCACACCGCCCCGGACTCAGACACCGACGAAGCTGAGGAGCTCAGCGTCCATAGTAGCTCCTATGAAGGAAGCGACACAGAAGCCCCGGGCGCCTCCTGGCGGAACGAGAGGACCCTGCCGGGAGTTGAGAACAGCCAGCCCCAGGAAGGTGGGAAGACAGCTGAACTGGGTGACAGTATCCGGGAGATTTTAGATGTCATCAGCCATACCGAGGAGGCCCTCTTCCGGGCGAGGGACACCAAGGAGCCCCCACAGGGTAATAGGGAGAGGCAGTAA